From the Argentina anserina chromosome 3, drPotAnse1.1, whole genome shotgun sequence genome, the window TCCACTACTGGAGCAGATCCATTCTATTGGATGCGTGTTATTCTCGCGTCAAATCGGGGGACTGTTATGGAGCTGGGGGTCACTCCAATTGTTACGTCGGGGCTGGTGATGCAGCTCCTGGCTGGTTCCAAGATTATTGAGGTTGACAACAATGTGCGCGAGGATCGTGCTCTTTTGTAAGTGTATTGATGTGGTGTGTTGTGAAATTGGTGATGCATGCCGCAGAAATGGGTTTTGATTCATTTACATTGTGTTCAGTTTAGCGATTAATTGTTTACTACTGTTTTAAAAGCTGTATTAGATTGCACTCGTATGATTGGAGATGATCATGATGATGCACAGTAATTTTGATATGGACGGTACTAACTTCGGCATTGCTTTTGGTCATGGTTTTATATCTTAGTTTTTCTTATGTGCATACATGGAACATGTTGTGTAAATTCACCAatgttttaagttttattGGGATTCTGTACGTGTGTCCATGAACATTCTCCGCGGTATGTGTGGCTTTTGCAGTTTGTGTATATCATCCGTAtgctgatttttgtttttcggTTTCTCTTAGAAATGGAGCACAGAAGTTATTGGGTATCCTGATAGCTATTGGTGAGGCGGTTGCATATGTTCTCTCTGGCATGTATGGTAGTGTTGGCCAACTCGGAGTTGGAAATGCCATCCTTATCATCATCCAGCTCTGCTTTGCTGGTATTATTGTGATATGTTTGGATGAGCTCCTTCAGAAGGGATATGGTCTTGGCTCTGGAATCTCTCTCTTCATTGCTACCAATATTTGGTGAGTTTCAAATCTCTTTTCTGCCTTCTTGATAAGTCAGTATGAAATTTGTTATATACGATTCAGAAGTTTGTTGGATAAATGTACTTGCTATTCAAACTAGAGTACTTCTAACAGTTGATTCATTCTTTCTCAGTGAAACTATTATCTGGAAGGCTTTCAGCCCCACCACCATCAACAGTGGGCGAGGAGCTGAGTTTGAAGGTGCAGTTATTGCCCTCTTCCATCTATTGATCACTCGAACAGATAAAGTCCGAGCACTTCGGGAGGCCTTTTACCGACAGAATCTTCCAAATGTGACCAATCTGCTTGCGACAGTCTTGATCTTCCTTATAGTCATTTACTTCCAAGGGTTCCGTGTGGTTCTGCCTGTCAGATCCAAGAATGCTCGTGGACAGCAGGGTTCTTATCCTATCAAGCTATTCTACACCTCCAACATGCCCATCATTTTGCAGTCTGCACTTGTCTCAAACCTTTACTTCATCTCCCAGGTACTGGAGTTTGTTAGTTGGATATTATATGGTCCCACTGGTGACACAACCGTAACCATGTTCTTTAATTTTGTGTGCAGTTGTTATACAGGAGGTACAGTGGAAATTTCCTAGTGAATCTTTTGGGCAAGTGGAAGGAATCTGAGTACTCAGGTGGACACTTCGTTCCTGTAGGTGGTTTAGCATACTACATCACTGCACCTTCAAGGtaattattttagtgtctTATCCCTGATAAAAgttaaaagcttgttcttaTTTTAAATCTGATGAATATATGTGGTCTCTGATGCCTGCTTCATTGATATCTTGCAGCTTAGCTGACATGGCGGCTAATCCTTTCCACGCACTCTTCTATCTTGTCTTCATGCTTTCAGCATGTGCCCTTTTCTCAAAGACATGGATTGAAGTGTCTGGATCCTCTGCCAAGGATGTTGCCAAACAACTCAAGGTATTAAAATTCCAGCAGTTCtatattgtttttggtttaatgATATTTCTTTGTTGCAAACTTAGGGATTTTGCAGTgttttaaagttttttttttcttcacatTACTCCTTTTTTTTAGGGGGATCCCACATTACTATGTAGTTATTGTGACTAGTTTGGTCTCAACCTAGTTGTGTTCTGatctcactttttttttatgatatgGTTTCATGTCTGGAGCTTATAGAATTATTCCACTGGAGATACCTATTTATTATCCGCGCATTGACGCAACTGTTTATTTTGCAGGAACAACAAATGGTGATGCCTGGCCACCGTGAGTCAAACTTGCAGAAGGAGCTTAACCGCTATATTCCCACAGCTGCAGCCTTCGGAGGCATGTGCATTGGTGCATTGACAGTGTTGGCTGATTTCATGGGTGCAATCGGTTCTGGAACAGGGATCCTGCTTGCTGTGACAATCATCTATCAGTACTTCGAGACGTTCGAAAAAGAGAGAGCTAGCGAGCTCGGTTTCTTTGGTTTCTAGGTGCTTGTTGCTGGAAATGGTTAGTTGTGCCAATGACAATTTTGGTGTGTTGAGAGATGTAAGTAGGTTTAACAGCGAAGTTCAAGATACTAGGCTAGTCTCTTATCACTCCTTAGAATACCAAGCAATGAAATCCTCCGATAAAATAGTGTTATATGGTTGTTTTCTGTTTGCTTTTTCCCCCACTCCTGTTTCATTGTCAAGTATCATTTGGATCTATGTAACACTATCAGGTCCTATGGATCTTTATAAgttttatctttttcaagGACCCCTTTAAGGAACTGACCATATACTTTTCCTTCTCTTATGTGATCGCTATTTACCCTAGTAGCGTTGTATTTTCTCTACTGTGACATGAAAGGCCGAGGAATATGCATCCAGCATCCATTGGTTTGCGAACCAGTATGTACACACAATGGCATGTAAATGTTAGCCACCAACCTTTTTTTTACGCAGAGCTGGCATGTAATCAATATGCAAATATTATGCCAAAGTTGATTTGTTTGTAGACTAAAGTATTGATTATTAGTATGTAAGTTAAGCTATTGCATGTTCGTAATCATCTGATAATTAAGTTGTTATCATACATTTGTTTACTCAAACAACAATTATAGGGTAGCGCAGGGCGGgcatgaaatttcaaatttcaagaCCTGAGGTGAAATTGTAAAATAATGTCTTTTACACTTTAGTAAAAACTAATAAATAATCTAGTACTaaattatgtatttatttatctaaattcaaaaaaattaataattatttctATGCATTAATCTTTTCGAAATTACAAACGATTTAGTTTGGAAATAGAACGAGGGATATAGTTTTAATAGAATTAACAATAGAAGATAAATTTTTAATCAAGTAATCAAATCATTAAGAAAGTATTAAAGAATTCTCTCTATATaagtgtaatatatatatatatatatatatatatatatatatatatatatatatatatatgtaagaaAGTGGGGCTGAGGCCGCTGCTGCAGCCTCATCTCAGGTCCGGACATGGGGTAGCGGGCAGCCTTCCAAGCA encodes:
- the LOC126789074 gene encoding uncharacterized protein LOC126789074, which codes for MGGGFRVLHLVRPFLSFLPEVQSADRKVPFREKVIYTVISLFIFLVCSQLPLYGIHSTTGADPFYWMRVILASNRGTVMELGVTPIVTSGLVMQLLAGSKIIEVDNNVREDRALLNGAQKLLGILIAIGEAVAYVLSGMYGSVGQLGVGNAILIIIQLCFAGIIVICLDELLQKGYGLGSGISLFIATNICETIIWKAFSPTTINSGRGAEFEGAVIALFHLLITRTDKVRALREAFYRQNLPNVTNLLATVLIFLIVIYFQGFRVVLPVRSKNARGQQGSYPIKLFYTSNMPIILQSALVSNLYFISQLLYRRYSGNFLVNLLGKWKESEYSGGHFVPVGGLAYYITAPSSLADMAANPFHALFYLVFMLSACALFSKTWIEVSGSSAKDVAKQLKEQQMVMPGHRESNLQKELNRYIPTAAAFGGMCIGALTVLADFMGAIGSGTGILLAVTIIYQYFETFEKERASELGFFGF